The Haloplasma contractile SSD-17B genome includes a window with the following:
- a CDS encoding cation:proton antiporter domain-containing protein: MAVQLAIIVILGLIVNLAFIKIKLPGLLGMLILGIILGPSFINIIGNELLTSVGKDYRTIALIIILIRAGLGIKRSELKKVSTVAMKMSFIPVLFEGFTVLLVSKYLLDLTYIQAGILGFIIAAVSPAVVVPSMLKLKELGYGSKKAIPTMILAAASVDDVVAITIFSTFMGLSLNRADVNITYSILGIPLSIILGIILGIVIGVLLVILFKQFKIRDSKKVLIVLGTAILLYGFGEEIKNYIPVATLIGIMTIGFVIMEMKPTLANRLANKFNKLWILAEIILFVLVGALVELEVAIGAGIIGLFIIFIGLLSRSIGVYLSTLNSNLNIKERVFCIVSYSPKATVQAAIGAIPLERGIVNADIILAIAVLSIVITAPIGALGINLFGPRLLEKRQ, translated from the coding sequence ATGGCAGTACAGCTCGCAATTATAGTCATATTAGGACTCATAGTCAATCTTGCATTTATAAAAATTAAACTACCGGGTTTACTTGGGATGTTAATACTTGGTATTATACTAGGACCTTCGTTTATTAATATAATAGGGAATGAATTATTAACTTCAGTTGGTAAGGATTATCGGACCATTGCATTAATTATTATCTTAATTAGAGCGGGTCTTGGTATTAAGAGAAGTGAACTTAAGAAAGTCTCAACGGTTGCTATGAAGATGAGTTTTATTCCTGTTCTATTTGAAGGATTTACTGTATTATTAGTGTCTAAGTATTTATTAGATTTAACCTATATACAAGCAGGAATACTAGGATTTATTATAGCAGCTGTATCCCCTGCAGTTGTAGTTCCATCAATGCTAAAGCTAAAAGAATTAGGATATGGAAGTAAAAAAGCAATTCCTACCATGATTTTAGCTGCAGCTTCTGTAGATGATGTTGTAGCAATCACTATTTTTAGTACGTTTATGGGACTTTCATTAAATAGAGCTGACGTTAACATTACGTATAGTATATTAGGTATTCCGTTATCAATTATTCTTGGAATTATTCTTGGGATTGTAATTGGTGTTTTGCTAGTAATTCTATTCAAACAATTTAAAATACGTGATAGTAAAAAAGTCTTAATTGTACTCGGGACTGCCATTTTATTATATGGGTTTGGAGAAGAAATTAAGAACTATATACCAGTAGCTACACTGATTGGAATCATGACAATTGGGTTTGTAATCATGGAAATGAAACCTACCCTAGCAAACAGGTTAGCCAATAAGTTTAATAAACTTTGGATATTAGCAGAGATCATTTTATTTGTTTTAGTTGGAGCACTTGTAGAATTAGAGGTTGCAATAGGTGCTGGAATTATAGGATTATTTATCATTTTTATTGGTTTATTAAGCAGGAGTATTGGAGTATATTTGTCGACACTTAATTCAAATTTAAATATTAAGGAACGTGTGTTCTGCATTGTTTCCTATTCACCCAAAGCCACTGTACAAGCAGCTATAGGAGCGATTCCACTTGAGAGAGGAATTGTGAATGCCGATATTATTTTAGCAATTGCAGTATTATCTATTGTGATAACTGCACCAATCGGTGCTTTAGGAATCAATCTGTTTGGACCACGTCTCTTAGAAAAAAGGCAGTAA